Within Marinomonas mediterranea MMB-1, the genomic segment GTTCTACAAGATCTTTATCGATAGCACAGGAGCCGTCGTACCAAAGTTCTGCTTGGGTTACTTTGGCCATGTGAAGCTTGCCTTTCAATAAGGTAATTTGCATTTTTTTAACTCGTTAATTTTTATAGTGGTTGGATAACTGTGACTTTTAGTCAGTTTGTGAATGTGTTTATCTCCAGATATATAGCCCTTCACCATTGGCGTTAATGCGCCACCATTGGTCAGGGTCTTCTTCACCTGCTTCTTGCCAGCCTTGAAAATTACATCGAACTTCGGATTGAAGTACTTCAAAGGCGCTTTTAGCGCATTCCATGTCATTTTTCCAAGGTGTATTTGGGGAATCGAACCAGATTGAAGTAAAGCGTTTTCCTGCGGCTTTTTCTAAGATGGTCACAGGAATTATATGATTATTATGGAGAAGTTTGAGAGTGAGTGAAGTATCTGACTCTGAGGTAGTGGATTGAACTTTAAAAGACTGGGAAAGCCATTCAACGATGGTTTCAGTAGGGCACGACAAAACGTAAATTTCGATATCTGCCTGCATAACTAATCCTTGCGATTTAGCATGTGATAAATTCTCAAAATACTCATGGATAAGTAGCCAATCAGAGACCAGATAACGCCAGCTGCTGCGACAATGACGCCTAAAAGTGCAGCCAGCTCCTGAACCATTGAATCAGTCAATGCTCTTTCTGATACGAGAATCATAAGGGTGCCAAACAAGAACAGCAAGCCGCCTTGTATTAGCTTCATTAAGGCTCGCTTAGGGTCTTTTCCCAGCTTAATAGCGAGCTCGTGTAGTACAGAACGTTTTTTCATTCTAGGTGTGGTTACGTAGTGATTAACCGAATAAGTTTTCTAAAACACCTTCATAAATGCTTGTAAGTTGATTAAGGCTGTTGGCTTCAATATGTTCATTTATTTGGTGTATCGTTGCGTTAATTGGTCCTAGTTCGACAACCTGTGTGCCCATTTTAGCAATAAAGCGGCCATCTGATGTCCCGCCCGATGTGGACAGTGTCGGGGTAATATCGACGGTCTTTTCTATGGCTTTTGTTATGGCGTCGACGAGTTCTCCAGGGCGTGTTAGAAACGGGAGGCCGTTGTAGGTCCAGTCAACTTCATAGTTCAATTCATGTTTATCGAGAATGGAGATCACTTTTTCTTTTAGTGAGTCAAAATCCAGCTCTGACGAAAAACGGAAATTGAATTGCGCGTTTAGTGTCCCTGGAACAACGTTTGTTGCGCCTGTGCCCGCGTTGATATTGGATACCTGGAAGCTTGTGGGAGGGAAGAAATCATTCCCTTGATCCCAGACGGTCTCTGACAGTTCGGTAATCGCGGGTGATGCTAGATGAATGGGGTTCTTTGCTAGGTGAGGGTAGGCGACATGGCCTTGCTTTCCGAAGACGGTCAGGTCGCCACTAAAAGACCCTCGACGACCATTTTTAATAATGTCACCAAGTGTGTTTGTACTCGATGGTTCACCAACAATACACCAATCAACTTTTTCATTTCGTGCCATAAGCGTATCGACTACACGGGTTGTGCCGTCTACAAATGGGCCTTCCTCATCGCTGGTAATAAGAAATGAAATTTGCCCTTTATGATTCGGGTTGTTGTCAATGAAGCGTTCTACGGCAATGATCATTGATGCTAGGCTACCTTTCATGTCGGCTGCGCCGCGTCCGTAAAGTATCCCGTCAATGATTTGAGGTTCGAAAGGAGGTACTTTCCATTCGGCTTCTGGACCTGTGGGGACGACATCTGTATGGCCAGCAAAACACAAGTTTGGCCCGTCATTACCGCGCTTTGCATAAAAATTCTTTACGTCACCAAAGGGCATTTTTTCAACAGTGAATCCGATTTTCTCAAGTCGCTTTATCATGGTTTCTTGGCAACCTGCATCTTCGGGTGTAACCGAAGCTCGAGACATTAGGTCGATAGCAAGTTCGAGAGTTGGTGTGAGCGTATTGTGAGAATCTGTGGTGGGCGACTGTTGAGTCATGCTTTTCCTACTTTTATTTCGCTTTTGCTAATTACGCTATGATAAAGTGTAAGCAGCAAAAAGGGTTATTATATGAGAATTAGTTTAATTGTATTTTTAGGTATCAGTCTAAGTGCTTGCAGCTTTTTTCAAGGAAACTCAGGAAAAGTGCAAAATGCCTACTATGTGCCTGTTATTCAGGGTGATAAGAGTCAATCTTCTGGTTCACAGGGTTCAAATTCTAATCTGACTCCTGTGCAAATATCGGATCAGAAGCAAACTAATCAAGACCCTTATGTGCCTGTTATCTTACCATAGAAAATTAGGTTTTCTTTCTATTCAAAGATGGCTTCGTATTCAGCTTCTTTGAACCCAAGCGTGATGCCGGCGCCGGTTATTAGTAAAGGGCGCTTGATCATAGCGGGTTGTTCTATCAGCGTGGTTAACGCGAGTTGATTGTCCATTTTCTCTTTTATGGCGTCATCGAGCTTGCGCCACGTTGTGCCACGTTTGTTGACAATCGATTCCCAACCAAGTGTATTAATCCAAGCAGTCAGTAGGGCTTCGTCTAAGCCATCTTTTCTATAATCGTGAAAGGTGTATTCTGTTCCTCGATTATCTAACCAGCGCATGGCTTTTTTCATAGTGTCGCAATTTTTGATGCCGTAAATTGTGATCATTGTAGGGTGCTCTGTTTTGTAAATTGAAGGCATAAAGAAGGTACGCATAAGAAAGTTAGTCTCCTTATGCGTACTAAGCCGTATATTTGGGCTTTTGGTGTCTATTTGATGAAATTAGTTGTGCGCATGCAGCGCTTCGTTCAAAGCGATTGCAGTTTTATTGGTTTTGCACTCTATAGCACCGGTTTCTGAGTTGCGGCGGAACAGAAGGTCTGATTGACCTGAAAGCTCGCGCGCTTTCACAGTAGAAACAACCTTGTTGTTTTCATCAAGAACCGCAACTTTTGATCCCGCTGTAATGTATAGGCCTGATTCGATTGTGCATCGATCACCAAGGCCAATACCGATACCTGCGTTGGCGCCAATTAGGCATTCCTTTCCAACACCGATAACAATGTTGCCACCGCCAGACAGTGTTCCCATTGTAGAGCAGCCACCACCTAGGTCTGATCCGTTGCCAACGACAACACCTGCAGAAATTCGGCCTTCAACCATGCTCACGCCAAGTGTGCCGGCATTGAAGTTTACAAAGCCCTCGTGCATGACTGTCGTGCCTTCGCCCAAATGAGCACCAAGACGAATGCGCGACGCATCACCAATACGAACGCCTGAAGGGACGACAAAGTTAGCCATTTTAGGAAACTTATCGACACTGAAAACTTCGATTGTTCGGCCTTCCATACGAGCCGCTAGTTGGCGATCTGCGAGTTCTTTTACGTCGATCGGGCCGTCGCTTGTCCATGCTGTGTTGACAAGCAATCCAAACATTCCGTCAAGTACTGTGTTATGAGGCTGAACGAGTCGGTTTGAAATGAGTTGAAGCTTTAAATGTACTTCAGCTGGGTTCGTTGGTGCTGCATCTTCTGCTAGGACGCAAAGAACAACTGGCTGTTTTGATGCTTTTAATTTTGAAGCAAGTTCTGCTTGTTCAATGTTGCCAGCCTTGAGTAAAGCTAGGTGTAGACGATTTAAGTCTGCCTCTTCTAGAATTAGGGTTGCATTACCGCCTTCGTAATTTGTGCTTTCTAGAATAGCGTCGACAACGGTATTTTCAGGGTTAACGGCAGGTGCGGCATAAAACACTTCTAACCAAGCGTTTTCGTTGTTTTGTGTGCCTACGCCTAGGCCGAAAGCAAAAATAGAGTTGCTCATTAGTTCGATTGCTCCAGTTCGTTTAGAGGAAAATTTCTCTTTATAAAATTGCGAATGCGTTCTGCTGCTTCCGCACATAGTTCTTCTTCAGCTACCAATGCAAGTCTGACATGGTTGCTTCCAGGGTTTTTGTTATTGACGTCTCTGCCTAAGTAGCTGCCAGGTAAAACAAGGACTGCTTCTTCCTGATACAGCTTTACGCAAAACTCCTCATCGTTCATTGGAAGTTGTGGCCATAAATAGAAACCAGCTTCGGGTTTATTAACTTTGATAACCGGTTGCAGTATGTTCAACACAGTGTCGAATTTTCTCTGGTAGATATCTCTGTTCTGTTGGACGTGCTGCTCATCACCCCAAGCGACAATGGAGGCGGCTTGATGGTGATTTGGCATCGCGCAGCCTTGGTATGTTCTATATAGTAGAAATGGTTTGAGTAGAGAGGCATCCCCTGCTACAAAACCAGATCTCAGTCCAGGTAAGTTAGAACGCTTGGAGAGGGATTGAAAAATAAGACAATTTTCGTATCGATCATTTCCAAGCTGGACGCATGCCTCTAATAGCCCTAAAGGCTTATCCTTACCAAAATAAATTTCAGAATAGCATTCGTCGGCAACGATGGTGAAATTGAATTTTTTGGCTTGTGCTAATAGAAAACGATAATCGTCGAGTGGAGTGACGGTGCCTGCAGGGTTGTTAGGGGAGCAAACAAATACGATTTCACAGCGAGACCAAACATCGTCGGGAACGGAGCGATAGTCAACTTGGTAGTTATTGCTTTCATCACAGGCTAGAAATTCCAGATCTGCCCCCGCTAAAATCGCGGCGCCTTCGTATATTTGATAGAAAGGGTTTGGGCTAACAACGATGCTGTTTTCTTTAGCGCCTACAAGCGTTTGAACAATGGCAAAGAGGGCTTCTCGAGTGCCAGTTACTGGGAGTATTTCTGTATCTGGATTTAGCGTAGGTAGGTTAAACCGATTGCAAGCCCATTTTGAAATAGCTTTTCGGAGTCCGAGGTCGCCTTTTGTGCTCGGATATTTTCTAACCGCATTAAGTGAATTTTGTAGTTCATCAAGCACGATTTGTGGAGCATCATGCTGAGGTTCACCAATGGTTAGCTTTATAAGTGGCTTGTCAGAAGCGGGTTCTATGTTCTGTAGAAGCTCTGCAAGCTTTTGAAAAGGGTAGGGGTGTAGGTTGCTAATTAAAGGATTCATTAGTTCTCTTCCGTCGCTTTAGAGAAGCGATCAATACTGTCTTTCAGGCGCGTACAGATCATTTTCATTCGCATGCTGTCTGTAATGAGTTCGCCGTTTTGTTCGGTTATGTAGAATGTATCTTCAATGCGTTCGCCAAGTGTCGCAATCTTCGCTTTATGAAGCATTATGTTGTTTTGCATAAAGAATTGACCTATTACTGCAAGTAACCCCGGTCTGTCAGGAGCTGTTATTTCCAGTGCCGACCAAACTTCTTCAGGCTGACTCACAAAATGTGCTGTGGACGGTGAGTTGAAGATCTTCAGAACTCGAGGGGTGAAGCGTTGTACCATGCTTTCATAGTTAGAAGGTGAGGCAAGCTGCTCAATTAGCGTTTTTCTTATTAGGTCTATACGATCTTTGTCTAAGTAAAGGTTTGTTTCATTCTCGTCGCTATCCATCACCACAAATGTGTCTAGGGTGTACTTGTCGTTAGTGGTACTAATTTTAGCGTCTAAAATTGTTAAACCTAACTGTTCAAAGATAGCAGCCGTTACTGCAAATACGTGGCTTTCAATGGGCGTATAAATGAAAATCTTAGAAGCACCAGAGAAGTTTCTTCCGCCGAGTGGTGTTATTGCGACGAGCGGTTTCGTGCTAGGACGATGTTTGATGATAGCTTCTGTATTCCATGCGATTTCATCACCACTAGAACGAATGAAGTATTCGTCCTCGATGTCGTCCCAAATAGACTCTGCTTCCATCATATCGACATTGCGTTCAATTAGGATTTCTAATGCGCGCTGTTTGTGTTCGTCTGCTTGCATGTCGGCGTCAATTGGCGAATCAAGACCTCGGCGTAGGGCGCGCTTAGTTTCGAGATAAAGCTGGCGCATTAGCGAGGCTCGCCAACTGTTCCACATTGTTGGGTTGGTGGCATTGATGTCCGCAACGGTCAATATGAAAAGGTAATCGAGAGATTCCTGATTTTTGACTAGGCTTGCAAATTCCCATATGACTTCAGGATCTGATATGTCTTTGCGCTGTGCTGTTACGGACATGAGTAAGTGGTGTCTTACTAACCAAACAATTAAATTCGTTTCGTGTTTGGATAGGCCGTGCCGCTCACAGAATAGTCTTGCATCTTCGCAACCTAGTTCAGAATGATCGCCGCCGCGGCCTTTCGCTATATCGTGATAAAGGCCTGCAATATAGAGTAATTCGACTTTTGGAACATGGCGGATAGCTTGAGCAGAAATAGGGAATTGGGATTTCGCGGCTGGTAACCATAGGCGACGCATATTTTCGACGAGCTGTAATGTGTGTGCGTCAACCGTGTATATATGAAAAAGGTCGTGTTGCATTTGGCCTATAATAGCGCCAAATTCGGGTAAATAACGTCCAAGTAAGCCAATGTGTTTCATTGACCTTAGAATGTAAGTCATCCGATAGCGGCTTGAGATAATATCTAAAAATAGGCTGGTATTTACCTTGTTGTTACGAAACTCGTCGTCGACTAGGTCTAGACTGTCGCGGAGTTGACGCATCGTATTGGAGCGAATGCCTTTAATGTCTTCTCGTTCTCCCATCAAGACATAGATTTCCAACATTGCCGAGGGAGTATCTTGGAATAGCGTTGCTGATCTGGCTTCTATTTGTCCATTACTGATTTGGAAATGCGAATTTAGTACTTCGATGTTTGGGTTATCATCTATAAAAAGAAATGACTCTTCGAAATGCTGCAACAAGAGGTCGTTTAGTTGCTGAATAGCGGCAACGCTCTGATAATATCCTTGCATGAAGCGTTCGACATTTCGTTTAAGGTCTTCATCATCAAAACCAAATAGCTTTGCTAGTGTTCGTTGGTGGTCGAACAAGAGTCTGTCTTCTTTACGTCCAACAATCATATGAAGCGCCCAGCGAATTCGCCAAAGGTGGCTTACTGCGCCCTTGATTTGCATGTATTCATCTTCAGACAAAAATTGTTTATCAATCAAAGCGCTGAGGCGGTGAGTATGCAGATGCCGCTTTGCAACCCAATCGATTACTTGCATATCTCGTAGCCCACCAGGACATTCTTTTAGGTTAGGTTCGAGGTTATAGGCCGTGTTTTGATATTTTTCATGTCGGCTCTTTTGCTCTTTCATCTTGGCGCGATAAAAGCTAAGGCCATCCCACATGTGATTGGTGTCGATTTGCAGCTGAAGAGTAGCAAGTAAATCACTAGAGCCAGCTAAGGTGCGAGACTCGATGAGATTCGTGATAACCGTGATGTCTTTTTCTGCGAGCGTTCTCGCTTCTTCAATGGTTCTGACGCTATGCCCTACATCGAGTTTCATATCCCATAAAAAGGTAATGAAGCTTTCTATTTTGTCTTGAGGTAGGTCTTGATCGTCTTTAAGAAGAATGAGTAGATCAATGTCCGATTTCGGGTGGAGTTCACTTCTTCCATATCCGCCGACTGCGGTTAAGGATACTTTTGGTTCAGTATCGAGACCTTTGCCTTGCCATGCCGCGTAAAGTACGTCGTCATACAGTTCAGCAAAACCTTTTACTAGTTTTTCAACTGGATATAGGTCGTTAAAAAGATCATGGTATGCAGTCGTCTTCTCAGTAAGAATGTCCTTAAAACGAGTAACTGAGCAGTTTGGTTTGCTCAGTTCCAGTTTTTCGTCATCTGTAAGAAGTGGAGGTGCATCAGGGAAAGCAGGGAACTCCATCAAACGCCTCTTTATATTAAGCTAATTTAGTCATGTTTTATCTAGATCGAATTCGCAATGCGAGGTAGTTTAGAGCGTAAGGTGCTATAAACTACTTGCACTTAGATTTAATAAAAACGCGTTTCTTCCGGGCGTTTTGTCAATACTTCAACACCGTCTGCCGTGATAAGAAGCGTGTGCTCATACTGAGCTGACAATCTACCATCCTTCGTTTTGGCTATCCAATTATCTGGGCCAGAGTGTTTTACTTGCTTTTTGCCTGCGTTGATCATTGGTTCGATCGTAAACGTCATACCTTCTTCAAGTGTTGCACCTGTGCCTGCCTTGCCATAGTGAGTCACTTGTGGCGAGCCGTGGAAGGTAGTGCCAACGCCATGTCCGCAATATTCTTCGACAACGGAGTAGTGGTGTTTGTGTGCGTGCGCTTGAATGGCTGCGCCGATGTCCCCTAAGCGCGTTCCAGGTTTCACCATATCGATGGCAAGGTAGAGACATTCTTGAGTGACTTTACAAAGGCGCTCTGCGTGCGGCGCGGCGCTACCTGCAAAAAACATGCGGCTAGTATCGCCATAGTAGCCGTCTTTTATTACGGTAATGTCTATGTTAACAATGTCGCCTTTTTTAAGCGGCTTTTCATTTGGAATGCCATGACAAATTACGTCGTTAACTGAAGTGCAGCAGGACTTAGGGAAACCGTGGTAGTCAAGTGGTGCAGGAATTGCGCCTTGTTCGCCAACAATGTAATTGTGGGCAATGATGTCTAGCTGTTCTGTGGTAACACCAGGAACGACAAATTCCTCTAGCATAACAAGTACTTCTGAGGCGAGGCGACCCGCAGTGCGCATGCCTTCAATGTCATTGGTATCCGTGAATTGGGTAGCTGCGGGTTTTGGTGTCCAGCTTGGTGCCTCAATTCGCCCGTTGTCCGTTAGGTCTTTTACTTTTTGAAGGATTTCATTGCTCATAATAAAATTGTCGTAAACTCTTGCTAGTGTTGACTGCAGGATATGGCTACAGATTTAATTACTCAATATTCTACCTCAATTGGCACGTTTTAGCGCTACCCGTAATGGAAAAAGGCGAACTACTGATCTCTTTAGGTGTGTTTGTTGGTTAAGGTCTTTAGTTTTTTTGGGCTTTGTGGTATAAAACGCACGTTTTTTGAGATGTTCTTGAAAAACAATAAAATCATGAAATTTAACGACCTCATCACAATAAGACGAGTTTCTGGGGTGCCTACGGTTGCTTTAAACCTAATCAGGCTGAAACTTTGAGTTGGTGAGTGTAAAACAACCCAAAAAAATAAAGGATATTGTTATGCCTACAGTTTCTATGCGCGACCTTCTACAGGTTGGTTCTCACTTCGGTCACCAAACTCGTTACTGGAACCCAAAAATGAAGCCTTTCATCTTTGGTGCTCGTAACAAGATTCACATCATCAACCTTGAGCATACTGTTCCAGCTCTTAATGAAGCGCTAGCGCTTGTTAAGAAAATGACAGAAAACAAAAACAAGGTTTTGTTTGTTGGTACTAAACGCGCTGCAGCTAAATCTATTAAAGAGCAAGCTGCTCGTTCTTCTATGCCTTACGTAAACCATCGCTGGTTGGGTGGCATGTTGACAAACTACAAAACTATTCGTGCTTCTATCAAGCGTCTACGTGACCTTGAAAATCAGATGAACGATGGTACGTTTGAAAAGCTAACAAAGAAAGAAGCGCTAATGCGTACTCGTGAGCTTGAGAAACTTGAGCTTTCTTTGGGTGGAATCAAAGATATGGGTGGCCTTCCTGATGCTTTGTTCGTTGTTGACGTTGATCACGAACGCATTGCAATCAAAGAAGCGAACAAATTGGGTATCCCAGTTATCGGTATCGTTGATACTAACAGTAACCCAGATGGTATCGACTACGTTATCCCTGCGAACGATGATGCTATCCGTGCAGTTCAATTGTACGTTTCTGCGTTCGCTGATGCGGCTCTAGAAGGCCGTGCAGTAGCAGCTGGTACTGCTGATGAATTCGTTGAAGTAAACGAAGCGACTGAAGCCTAAATTTAAGGACCATTATTGGTCTTTGTTTCGAAAAAGGGGTTGCGCTGAGTGCCCCTTTTTTTAAATTTGAAATCGTACAAGGGGATTAAACATGGCCGCAGTATCTGCAGCAATGGTAAAAGAACTACGTGACCGTACAGGTTTGGGTATGATGGAGTGTAAAAAAGCTCTATCTGCTGCTGGCGGTGATATTGAAGTTGCAATTGAAGAGCTACGTAAAAGTAGTGGTATGAAGGCTGCTAAAAAAGCAGGTCGTACCGCTGCAGAAGGTACCGTTATTCTTAAAGTTGCGGACGACAACTCTTACGGTGTAATTGTAGAAGTTAACTCTGAAACTGACTTTGCTGCACGTGACGAAAATTTCATCGCGTTTGCAAACAAAGTTGTTGATGTTGTTTTTGAAACAAAAGAGACAAACATCGAAACATTGTTAGCTGGTGAAATCGGCGTTGCTCGCGAAGCGCTTGTTCAGAAGATTGGTGAAAACATCTCTCCTCGTCGCGCAGTTGTTGTAGAAGGTGGTTTGGTTTCAGGTTACCGTCACAGCAATGGCCAAATCGCGGTATTGACTCAGCTAGAAGGCGGTAACGCTGAGCTAGCTAAAGACGTTTCAATGCACGTGGCAGCAGTATCACCTCAAGTTGTTAAGGGTGAAGATATGCCAGCGGAAGTTCTTGCTAAAGAAGAAGAAATTATCCGCGCACAGCCTGATATGGAAGGTAAGCCTGCTGAGATCGTTGATAAAATGATCGGTGGTCGTATCAAGAAGTTCTTGGCGGAAAATAGTTTGGTTGAACAACCATTCGTTAAGAATCCAGAACAGAAAGTTGGTCAGCTTGCGAAAGAAGCTGGTGCAACAATTACTTCATTTATCCGCCTTGAAGTAGGTGAAGGTATTGAAGTTGAAGAGACAGATTTCGCAGCAGAAGTAGCGGCTCAACTAAAAGGTTAAGCTTTCTTCGCGAATCAAACAAAAGGGGCAGCTAGACTGCCCCTTTTTGTGAATGCAGGTTTTTTAGAAATCTGTATACTGACAAAAAAATTACTCTGATGTAGGAATCGTTGCTGGAGGTTGTGATGCCCAAAGAAAATAACCCTAATTACAAACGTATTTTGTTAAAATTGAGTGGCGAAGCCCTACAGGGAGATGAAACGTTTGGGATTGACCCCAAAGTTTTGAATCGCATTGCTTTGGAGATTGGCCAGCTTCGTGGTATTGGCGTTGAAGTTGGAATCGTGATTGGCGGCGGTAACCTATTTCGAGGTCAGGCGTTGAGTCAAGCAGGAATGGACCGTGTGACAGGTGATCACATGGGGATGCTTGCGACAGTAATGAACGCATTGGCGATGAGAGATGCGTTAGAGCGAGCAAATATTCGAACTCGCGTTATGTCGGCAATTACTATGACGGGAATTGTTGAGCCTTATGATCGCCGTAGAGCAATGCGCCTAATGAAAGATGGCGATGTGTTGATTTTCTCAGCAGGTACAGGTAATCCGTTTTTTACAACAGACTCTGCTGCGTGTCTACGCGGTATTGAGATTGACGCGGATGTTGTTCTTAAGGCAACAAAAGTGGATGGCGTGTATTCAGCAGACCCCATGAAAGACCCTTCTGCTGTGAAGTATGATACATTAAGCTATGATGAAGTTTTGGAAAAACAGTTAGGTGTTATGGACTTAACAGCTATCTGTTTGACTCGTGACCACCAGATGCCAATAAGAGTGTTTAATATGAATAAACCTGGCGCTCTTACCAATATTATGGTCGGTGGTGACGAAGGCACAGTGATTAAGTGAGGAAAATATGATTAACGAAATTCTTAAAGACGCAGAAGAGCGCATGTCGAAAGCGGTTAACTCCGTAGAAGTTTCTTTCAATAAAATTCGTACAGGGCGAGCACATCCTAGCCTTTTAGATCCTATAAAAGTTAACTATTACGGTTCGCCGACGCCATTGAGTCAGGTGGCTAACATTACGGTCGAAGATGCTCGTACTCTTGGTATTTCTCCTTGGGAGGGCAATTTAGTACCTGAGATCGAAAAAGCGATCATGAAGTCAGACTTAGGTTTAAATCCTTCAACGACTGGCAACTTGATTCGAATCCCAATGCCTGCTCTTACCGAAGAGACTCGTGGAAACTACGCTAAACAAGCTCGTAGTGAAGCGGAGAATGGTCGTATCGCTATCCGTAATATTAGACGTGATGCGAATGGCAATCTAAAAGATCTTACCAAAGAGAAAGAAATTTCTGAAGACGAAGAGCGTCGTGGGCAAGATCAAGTGCAAAAACTTACCGATAAATACGTTGCGAAAGTTGAAGAACGTTTAGCAGCTAAAGAAAAAGACCTGATGGCAATCTAGTCTTTATCGTATTTATTAATAAGAGGCGAGATTAGCTCGCCTTTTTGTTTTAGGTAATGGTATGTCTCTAACGACAAATAACGGTGAGGCATCCACTGTTCCGCAGCATGTCGCTATTATTATGGATGGCAATAATAGGTGGGCTAAGAAAAAGCTCCTTCCGAGTATTGCAGGTCATACTGCAGGTGCAAGTGCGGTCAGACGAACAGTGGAAGCAGCGGCAAGGGCTGGTGTTAAGGTTGTTACGCTATTCGCTTTTTCAAGTGAGAACTGGAAAAGGCCCAAGCTAGAAGTCGATGGTTTGATGAATTTGTTTATGCGCTCCCTTCGTAAAGAGGTCAAACGACTTAATGAATATAATATTCAACTTAGAGTCGTTGGGAATAAGCAAGGATTCAGCGAAAAGTTGCAGCATCAAATAATGGAAGCTGAGCAATCAACCTCCCGCAACGACGGCATGGTATTAGTGATTGCAGCAAACTATGGTGGTCGCTGGGATATTGCAGAAGCCATGAAAGGCCTCGCCAGAGATGCAATCGAAGGAACGGTATCTGTTGATGACATAGATGAGTTATTGTTAGCAAAATACATGCAACTCTCAGACTTACCAGAACCAGATCTTTTAATTCGAACTTCGGGAGAGGAGCGGGTAAGTAACTTTTTGCTATGGCAATTAGCATACGCAGAATTTGTTTTTTTACCTGTATTGTGGCCGGATTTCAGCGAACAGCATTTTGCAGAGGCTTTGAGTATCTACCAAAGTCGGCAGCGACGATATGGTGGCCGTTAAG encodes:
- the map gene encoding type I methionyl aminopeptidase is translated as MSNEILQKVKDLTDNGRIEAPSWTPKPAATQFTDTNDIEGMRTAGRLASEVLVMLEEFVVPGVTTEQLDIIAHNYIVGEQGAIPAPLDYHGFPKSCCTSVNDVICHGIPNEKPLKKGDIVNIDITVIKDGYYGDTSRMFFAGSAAPHAERLCKVTQECLYLAIDMVKPGTRLGDIGAAIQAHAHKHHYSVVEEYCGHGVGTTFHGSPQVTHYGKAGTGATLEEGMTFTIEPMINAGKKQVKHSGPDNWIAKTKDGRLSAQYEHTLLITADGVEVLTKRPEETRFY
- the dapE gene encoding succinyl-diaminopimelate desuccinylase, whose amino-acid sequence is MTQQSPTTDSHNTLTPTLELAIDLMSRASVTPEDAGCQETMIKRLEKIGFTVEKMPFGDVKNFYAKRGNDGPNLCFAGHTDVVPTGPEAEWKVPPFEPQIIDGILYGRGAADMKGSLASMIIAVERFIDNNPNHKGQISFLITSDEEGPFVDGTTRVVDTLMARNEKVDWCIVGEPSSTNTLGDIIKNGRRGSFSGDLTVFGKQGHVAYPHLAKNPIHLASPAITELSETVWDQGNDFFPPTSFQVSNINAGTGATNVVPGTLNAQFNFRFSSELDFDSLKEKVISILDKHELNYEVDWTYNGLPFLTRPGELVDAITKAIEKTVDITPTLSTSGGTSDGRFIAKMGTQVVELGPINATIHQINEHIEANSLNQLTSIYEGVLENLFG
- a CDS encoding ArsC family reductase; amino-acid sequence: MRTFFMPSIYKTEHPTMITIYGIKNCDTMKKAMRWLDNRGTEYTFHDYRKDGLDEALLTAWINTLGWESIVNKRGTTWRKLDDAIKEKMDNQLALTTLIEQPAMIKRPLLITGAGITLGFKEAEYEAIFE
- the dapD gene encoding 2,3,4,5-tetrahydropyridine-2,6-dicarboxylate N-succinyltransferase; protein product: MSNSIFAFGLGVGTQNNENAWLEVFYAAPAVNPENTVVDAILESTNYEGGNATLILEEADLNRLHLALLKAGNIEQAELASKLKASKQPVVLCVLAEDAAPTNPAEVHLKLQLISNRLVQPHNTVLDGMFGLLVNTAWTSDGPIDVKELADRQLAARMEGRTIEVFSVDKFPKMANFVVPSGVRIGDASRIRLGAHLGEGTTVMHEGFVNFNAGTLGVSMVEGRISAGVVVGNGSDLGGGCSTMGTLSGGGNIVIGVGKECLIGANAGIGIGLGDRCTIESGLYITAGSKVAVLDENNKVVSTVKARELSGQSDLLFRRNSETGAIECKTNKTAIALNEALHAHN
- the rpsB gene encoding 30S ribosomal protein S2; protein product: MPTVSMRDLLQVGSHFGHQTRYWNPKMKPFIFGARNKIHIINLEHTVPALNEALALVKKMTENKNKVLFVGTKRAAAKSIKEQAARSSMPYVNHRWLGGMLTNYKTIRASIKRLRDLENQMNDGTFEKLTKKEALMRTRELEKLELSLGGIKDMGGLPDALFVVDVDHERIAIKEANKLGIPVIGIVDTNSNPDGIDYVIPANDDAIRAVQLYVSAFADAALEGRAVAAGTADEFVEVNEATEA
- the dapC gene encoding succinyldiaminopimelate transaminase; amino-acid sequence: MNPLISNLHPYPFQKLAELLQNIEPASDKPLIKLTIGEPQHDAPQIVLDELQNSLNAVRKYPSTKGDLGLRKAISKWACNRFNLPTLNPDTEILPVTGTREALFAIVQTLVGAKENSIVVSPNPFYQIYEGAAILAGADLEFLACDESNNYQVDYRSVPDDVWSRCEIVFVCSPNNPAGTVTPLDDYRFLLAQAKKFNFTIVADECYSEIYFGKDKPLGLLEACVQLGNDRYENCLIFQSLSKRSNLPGLRSGFVAGDASLLKPFLLYRTYQGCAMPNHHQAASIVAWGDEQHVQQNRDIYQRKFDTVLNILQPVIKVNKPEAGFYLWPQLPMNDEEFCVKLYQEEAVLVLPGSYLGRDVNNKNPGSNHVRLALVAEEELCAEAAERIRNFIKRNFPLNELEQSN
- the glnD gene encoding [protein-PII] uridylyltransferase; translation: MEFPAFPDAPPLLTDDEKLELSKPNCSVTRFKDILTEKTTAYHDLFNDLYPVEKLVKGFAELYDDVLYAAWQGKGLDTEPKVSLTAVGGYGRSELHPKSDIDLLILLKDDQDLPQDKIESFITFLWDMKLDVGHSVRTIEEARTLAEKDITVITNLIESRTLAGSSDLLATLQLQIDTNHMWDGLSFYRAKMKEQKSRHEKYQNTAYNLEPNLKECPGGLRDMQVIDWVAKRHLHTHRLSALIDKQFLSEDEYMQIKGAVSHLWRIRWALHMIVGRKEDRLLFDHQRTLAKLFGFDDEDLKRNVERFMQGYYQSVAAIQQLNDLLLQHFEESFLFIDDNPNIEVLNSHFQISNGQIEARSATLFQDTPSAMLEIYVLMGEREDIKGIRSNTMRQLRDSLDLVDDEFRNNKVNTSLFLDIISSRYRMTYILRSMKHIGLLGRYLPEFGAIIGQMQHDLFHIYTVDAHTLQLVENMRRLWLPAAKSQFPISAQAIRHVPKVELLYIAGLYHDIAKGRGGDHSELGCEDARLFCERHGLSKHETNLIVWLVRHHLLMSVTAQRKDISDPEVIWEFASLVKNQESLDYLFILTVADINATNPTMWNSWRASLMRQLYLETKRALRRGLDSPIDADMQADEHKQRALEILIERNVDMMEAESIWDDIEDEYFIRSSGDEIAWNTEAIIKHRPSTKPLVAITPLGGRNFSGASKIFIYTPIESHVFAVTAAIFEQLGLTILDAKISTTNDKYTLDTFVVMDSDENETNLYLDKDRIDLIRKTLIEQLASPSNYESMVQRFTPRVLKIFNSPSTAHFVSQPEEVWSALEITAPDRPGLLAVIGQFFMQNNIMLHKAKIATLGERIEDTFYITEQNGELITDSMRMKMICTRLKDSIDRFSKATEEN